One stretch of Chitinophaga pendula DNA includes these proteins:
- a CDS encoding metallophosphoesterase has translation MQPTTTPRSLWFLLIISLCISYTADAQSIFAFQSNWKYLDNGSNQGTAWRTATFNDASWKSGNGKLGYGNGDETTVLSYGSSASNKYITTYFRRTFNINGLSNYTGFKMDYYRDDGLIIYVNGTEVKRDNIGSGTVTYTTTASDASDDGMGLQTATIAASYFVEGANTIAVELHQTSKSSSDIAFDLSLTGAGGSTPATITRGPYLQMGNQQSVIIRWRTDIATDSKVKYGDAPGNLSQSVTDAAITKEHEVRITGLQPDTRYYYNIGTGNAVLEGTDRNYFQTAPPVTVNRKIRIAAYGDCGNNSSNQVKVRNAYLSFSGQQHTDLWLLLGDNAYDDGTDAEYQSNFFNIYKDNLLKNTLLFPALGNHDYANSSSRQDDHNIPYLSVFSLPKGGECGGLASGKEEYYSFDYGDIHFISLDAYGKESGKRMSDTTSPQIVWLKKDLAANQRKWTIAYWHHPPYTMGSHNSDTESDLAAIRSNMIRILERYGVDLILNGHSHDYERSYLLKGHFGMENTFSFSNHAVSNSSAKYDGSSNSCPYLSTAAKVNHGTVYVVAGSAGQVGGTSGSFPHAAMFYSNATVGGSLSLEIEGNRLDAKFVAADNTIKDQFTILKDVNKRTVLTATSGQPITLAASWIGNYTWSTGANSRSITVTPSTGNAQYLVTDQNGTAAKCITDTFIVNATNNINARVAVSEETGGKSPAGFELKIYPNPSTNNTVQVLIERHYSQQLRLRVSSTAGQVIRTQVIPAAHKNYTESLPLPAGIYIVEVANEKGERKTEKVMVR, from the coding sequence ATGCAGCCTACAACTACTCCACGTTCTCTGTGGTTTTTACTCATCATATCACTATGTATTTCGTACACGGCAGATGCACAATCCATATTTGCATTTCAATCTAACTGGAAGTACCTGGATAACGGAAGCAACCAAGGTACTGCCTGGCGGACGGCAACTTTTAACGACGCCAGCTGGAAAAGCGGAAACGGGAAGTTAGGATATGGAAATGGAGATGAAACTACTGTACTCAGTTACGGGAGTAGCGCGAGCAATAAATATATCACTACCTATTTCCGCCGTACATTCAATATCAACGGATTGAGTAACTATACCGGTTTTAAGATGGACTACTATCGCGACGATGGTTTGATCATCTATGTAAATGGCACCGAGGTAAAACGTGATAATATTGGCAGCGGCACCGTAACATATACAACCACGGCAAGCGACGCCTCCGATGATGGAATGGGATTGCAAACGGCAACGATCGCCGCCAGCTACTTTGTGGAAGGCGCCAATACAATTGCAGTCGAATTACATCAGACGTCTAAAAGCAGTAGTGATATTGCCTTCGACCTAAGCCTCACCGGTGCGGGAGGAAGTACACCCGCTACAATCACACGTGGTCCCTATTTACAGATGGGTAATCAGCAGTCCGTGATCATCAGGTGGAGAACAGATATAGCAACTGACAGCAAAGTAAAATACGGCGATGCACCCGGCAATCTGAGCCAGTCAGTAACAGATGCCGCGATCACAAAAGAGCATGAAGTACGCATCACAGGACTTCAACCAGATACCCGCTATTATTATAATATTGGTACAGGTAATGCCGTACTGGAAGGTACCGACCGGAATTACTTCCAGACAGCTCCCCCGGTTACCGTAAATCGCAAGATCCGGATCGCAGCATATGGAGATTGTGGTAATAACTCCTCCAATCAGGTAAAGGTCAGGAATGCCTATCTGTCTTTCAGCGGACAACAACATACAGATCTGTGGTTGTTGTTGGGAGACAATGCCTACGACGATGGCACTGATGCTGAGTACCAGTCTAACTTTTTTAATATCTATAAGGATAACCTGTTAAAAAATACCTTGCTTTTTCCAGCCTTGGGGAACCATGACTATGCCAACAGCAGCTCGCGGCAGGACGATCATAACATACCGTATTTAAGTGTATTTTCATTACCCAAAGGAGGAGAGTGCGGTGGACTTGCATCCGGAAAGGAAGAATATTATTCTTTTGACTACGGCGATATCCACTTTATCAGCCTCGATGCTTATGGTAAAGAAAGTGGAAAAAGAATGTCTGATACGACCAGCCCGCAGATCGTATGGTTGAAAAAAGACCTGGCTGCTAATCAACGTAAATGGACTATTGCTTATTGGCACCATCCGCCTTATACCATGGGCAGCCATAATTCTGATACGGAATCTGACCTGGCAGCTATCCGTAGTAATATGATCCGTATCCTGGAACGTTATGGCGTAGATCTCATCCTCAACGGGCATAGCCACGATTACGAACGCTCTTATCTGTTAAAAGGGCATTTCGGTATGGAAAATACTTTCTCCTTTAGTAATCACGCAGTGAGTAACTCCAGTGCTAAATACGATGGCAGTAGCAATTCATGTCCTTATCTGAGCACGGCCGCAAAGGTGAATCATGGAACCGTATACGTAGTGGCAGGATCTGCCGGTCAGGTGGGTGGCACATCAGGCTCGTTCCCACATGCAGCTATGTTTTACTCCAATGCAACAGTAGGAGGCTCCTTATCTCTCGAAATAGAGGGTAACCGATTGGATGCAAAGTTTGTAGCTGCTGATAATACAATAAAAGATCAATTTACGATATTGAAGGATGTGAATAAACGGACAGTGTTGACGGCTACCAGCGGTCAACCGATCACGTTGGCCGCATCGTGGATAGGTAATTACACCTGGAGCACTGGTGCTAATAGCCGTAGTATCACCGTAACACCATCAACCGGAAACGCACAATATCTGGTGACGGACCAAAACGGAACCGCTGCTAAATGTATAACAGATACCTTTATCGTAAATGCCACCAACAATATAAATGCGAGAGTAGCTGTAAGTGAAGAAACAGGTGGTAAATCTCCGGCAGGATTTGAATTAAAAATCTACCCCAATCCAAGTACGAATAATACAGTACAGGTACTGATTGAGCGACATTATTCTCAACAGCTTCGATTGCGGGTAAGTAGCACCGCTGGTCAGGTGATCCGGACACAGGTGATACCAGCAGCACACAAAAATTATACGGAGAGTTTGCCATTACCCGCCGGTATCTATATCGTAGAAGTAGCCAATGAAAAGGGAGAGCGGAAAACCGAAAAAGTAATGGTTCGCTAA
- a CDS encoding TPM domain-containing protein, whose product MIKLICSLTFFVLSFQDVNYLSDANSTFVTVDVPDTIPKQLLYLSDRAHVFNQAEQRTLDSLLHYYDQHDTVKMIVFTLDSSMTTKERFDDTVNGIREKWAMASGTEEGIGIGFSKDLRKIRISVGRGIVYRFPDEAAQHVIDGSFIPAFKQGKYYEGFIIGLRDIVQKVHR is encoded by the coding sequence ATGATTAAATTGATCTGCAGCCTCACATTCTTTGTGTTATCTTTTCAGGATGTTAACTACCTTTCTGACGCAAACAGCACTTTTGTTACGGTAGATGTTCCGGATACTATACCGAAACAATTGCTATATCTGTCAGACCGTGCCCATGTATTTAACCAGGCAGAACAGCGAACGCTGGATAGTTTACTCCATTACTATGACCAGCACGATACTGTGAAGATGATCGTTTTCACGTTAGATAGCAGCATGACAACAAAAGAACGATTTGACGATACGGTGAATGGCATTCGCGAAAAATGGGCGATGGCAAGTGGCACAGAAGAGGGTATTGGGATAGGGTTTAGTAAAGATTTGAGAAAGATACGCATCAGCGTTGGCCGCGGTATCGTGTATCGTTTTCCTGATGAGGCAGCGCAACATGTAATCGATGGGAGCTTTATTCCGGCTTTCAAGCAAGGAAAATACTATGAAGGTTTTATCATAGGGTTGCGAGATATCGTTCAAAAGGTGCACCGTTAG
- a CDS encoding serine hydrolase domain-containing protein encodes MNTNDSIYVRMLGYQPQCFTPAILYQQGNRILLQQQPLQLKGISISAINPLSLIQKAIQRIPENYYGRPHVMKGFYRLSARKAWDYIHISEAAFDLYCPDLSGRHRLFRLTRARMEKDLSPFHGVSNIVFGVKPENVFEYDVTANINESDVLSKQGLKDHRFSLNGLVVYNGRQAYELIFDQREGLRKSRYQGKIYLDKETLAILSLQYWLSPSGIHYWEVKSLSQRALMKLLDMYETVLQDTVQIHYRQYGEKYFLSHVSNRSLIRLHSGRVHFDFNCPVDMQYITTQIDTVAVKPFADKELLGHNRYIEHQGEENSGMFWKDLNLMPADYDVDSVAAAIHSRNDISQYRRMLENIIRKQSKQPVSRIDTILSFYHRKGLFDGAALIQHKGQTIYQHAFGWADRSRQSANKLNTKFRIGSITKQFTAMLILQLQQEGRLQLEDSVGKYLPDYIHKNITIAQLLTHQSGIPNCTLNTDYLSQLLLHPFSNSELVTRFCSDSLEFTSGQHFRYSNAGYMVLSEIIERVTGKKYADVLTEKIFGPLNMLYSHAGVVDAEDTLMATGYEGSVPETKYPLLNMAGAGAIISNATDLLIWEQALHSDKLLPLREINQMFQPHAHYKDWNADYGYGWMIDKGMFKVSDKHVIQYHPGTDMGCYSMILRQPDEGIVIILLSNSGDFPRFDMADLILQQLNSK; translated from the coding sequence ATGAATACAAACGATAGTATATATGTGCGAATGCTCGGATACCAACCACAATGTTTTACGCCGGCTATATTGTATCAACAAGGCAACAGGATATTGTTACAACAGCAGCCACTACAATTAAAAGGGATATCCATATCAGCAATCAATCCTTTGTCGTTAATTCAAAAGGCGATACAACGGATTCCGGAAAACTACTATGGTCGTCCTCATGTAATGAAAGGATTCTACCGGTTATCAGCCCGCAAAGCTTGGGACTATATCCATATTTCAGAAGCCGCGTTCGATCTGTACTGTCCGGATCTTAGTGGACGTCACAGGCTATTTCGGCTCACGCGGGCGAGGATGGAAAAAGACTTGTCTCCTTTCCACGGGGTAAGTAATATCGTATTTGGCGTTAAACCCGAAAATGTGTTTGAATATGATGTGACAGCCAATATTAATGAGTCAGATGTGCTGAGTAAACAAGGGCTGAAAGACCACCGGTTTTCATTAAACGGATTGGTAGTATACAATGGCCGGCAGGCATATGAACTGATATTTGATCAACGGGAAGGGCTACGTAAATCCAGATACCAGGGCAAAATATATCTGGACAAGGAAACACTGGCCATTCTTTCATTACAGTATTGGTTAAGTCCCAGCGGCATTCATTATTGGGAGGTTAAAAGCCTTTCCCAAAGAGCATTAATGAAACTATTGGATATGTATGAAACTGTACTACAAGACACAGTACAGATACATTACAGGCAGTATGGTGAAAAATATTTTTTAAGCCATGTATCTAATCGCTCATTAATACGTTTGCATAGTGGAAGAGTACATTTTGATTTTAATTGTCCGGTAGATATGCAATATATAACTACACAAATTGATACGGTGGCGGTTAAACCTTTTGCTGATAAAGAACTGTTGGGCCACAATCGATACATAGAACACCAGGGAGAAGAAAATAGTGGGATGTTTTGGAAAGATCTGAATCTGATGCCGGCAGATTACGACGTGGATTCAGTTGCTGCTGCCATACATAGCCGGAATGATATTTCCCAATACAGGCGTATGCTGGAGAATATTATACGAAAGCAATCGAAACAGCCGGTATCTCGAATAGATACTATCCTGTCATTTTACCATCGTAAGGGATTGTTTGATGGGGCCGCTCTTATTCAACATAAAGGACAAACAATTTATCAACACGCTTTCGGATGGGCCGACCGCAGCAGGCAATCCGCCAATAAGTTAAATACAAAGTTCAGAATAGGCTCTATTACCAAACAATTTACAGCTATGCTCATCCTCCAGCTACAACAGGAAGGTCGCTTACAATTGGAGGATAGTGTGGGTAAATATCTCCCGGACTATATACATAAAAATATAACCATCGCACAATTGTTAACTCATCAATCAGGTATCCCTAATTGTACGTTAAATACAGATTACCTTTCTCAGCTACTCTTACATCCATTTAGCAATTCGGAACTGGTCACCCGCTTTTGTAGCGATAGCCTTGAGTTTACCAGTGGCCAGCATTTTCGTTACAGCAATGCCGGTTACATGGTGTTGTCGGAGATAATTGAACGCGTTACCGGGAAAAAATATGCGGATGTGCTGACGGAAAAAATATTCGGACCTTTGAATATGCTTTATTCTCATGCCGGTGTTGTAGATGCTGAAGATACTTTGATGGCTACCGGATATGAAGGATCAGTGCCTGAAACCAAATATCCGCTGCTTAATATGGCAGGAGCAGGTGCAATCATATCCAATGCAACAGATCTATTAATATGGGAGCAGGCGCTGCATAGCGATAAGCTATTACCACTTAGAGAAATAAACCAGATGTTCCAACCTCATGCGCATTACAAAGACTGGAATGCAGATTACGGTTACGGATGGATGATAGATAAAGGTATGTTTAAAGTGTCAGATAAACATGTAATACAATATCATCCGGGTACAGATATGGGATGCTATAGTATGATATTGAGGCAGCCGGATGAAGGCATTGTAATCATTTTATTGAGCAATAGTGGCGATTTTCCGCGGTTTGACATGGCCGATCTGATACTACAGCAACTAAACAGCAAATAA
- a CDS encoding SDR family NAD(P)-dependent oxidoreductase: protein MHVSSDFTRSNADAIALFFDYQERIVNLIASQPLTPHTADLLRAILDTGERVFTLYLKANELLREQLLQQTDKSTGVLISATTGEISSHNKSESSTPPVFPVIQSWLQSRIAALLGIDAELITTDADWESDLGLDSIRLATIWRQLCENFPQYQLRHDAIYNNRTIAQLVAYLEEIPATTENGKEAPDAGITVASGITTDAEKWLINTLSVMTGVPATIITADTLLESELGMDSLRLVELQLQFERQFPAIKKGKERIFHFSTVKELVEQLPAIPIPAIPEKMMKIDDGIPKLSQHSSNGIVKEEPVIRSLLHAGIQQINVAGGLPAEEILLVGDKSRTQMWGQYLRQVTRVKMLVTGRKKWKYNSKEYTMDNEGSALSLLSDLEPGRSPLIIFLANTSAGKKTKMHSSGITLLKFAQLLDKGSLPEQSELNISIVIEGNERLSQIAARGVAKTLSKEWIHSSVRTVDMQSAITHWSPAELLQLLQYAPVSHDLVLHNAGLYKTLNKAVTTDEAVSRQELLSRTIGPGQVILLLGGACGITAALTRALSVTYPCHFVCVGRTALPSEDPLPGEDAAALTIQELLQRMGTSETDISHLQKRLKLLRRQQAIFRTRQAVIANGAKFHYLQADTSSQADMKKILTYCKRLGPLAGVVHGTGFFQDARIPHKTTADFKTVFNAKVSTARHLYKQLQTFPDLQFVCFMSSIAAVYGNAGQADYVAANDWLNELASQWNKEVTYPVKSLLWGIWSETGFARDKQGGLRMLTEHGVQGISNQAGAAAFLRELYSGTKEAANILLTTPSCQEFLAAAPAAALCSN, encoded by the coding sequence ATGCATGTGTCTTCAGATTTTACCCGAAGCAACGCGGATGCCATTGCGTTATTTTTTGACTACCAGGAGCGAATAGTCAATTTAATTGCTTCCCAACCCCTCACGCCACATACTGCAGATTTACTTCGCGCTATTTTAGATACCGGTGAAAGAGTATTTACACTATATCTAAAGGCCAATGAATTATTAAGGGAACAATTGCTACAACAAACTGATAAAAGTACAGGTGTCCTTATTTCAGCTACAACTGGAGAAATTTCCTCACATAACAAATCGGAATCCAGTACCCCTCCAGTTTTTCCAGTTATACAATCCTGGTTACAGTCGCGTATTGCAGCGTTGCTAGGTATAGATGCAGAACTGATTACTACAGATGCAGATTGGGAGAGCGATCTGGGCCTGGACTCAATACGTTTGGCTACTATATGGCGACAACTGTGTGAAAACTTTCCTCAGTATCAGCTACGACATGATGCAATTTATAATAACCGTACCATCGCACAATTAGTGGCGTACCTGGAAGAAATACCAGCAACCACTGAGAACGGAAAAGAAGCGCCGGATGCTGGTATAACCGTAGCCAGCGGGATAACAACAGATGCCGAAAAATGGCTGATCAATACACTGTCAGTGATGACAGGTGTACCCGCAACGATCATTACGGCCGATACCTTACTGGAGTCGGAACTCGGTATGGACTCTCTGCGGTTAGTAGAGCTACAGCTGCAATTTGAACGGCAATTTCCGGCTATAAAGAAAGGAAAGGAACGGATATTTCATTTCAGCACAGTAAAAGAATTGGTGGAGCAGCTACCAGCGATACCTATTCCGGCGATACCGGAAAAAATGATGAAGATAGATGATGGTATACCTAAGCTGTCGCAGCATAGTAGCAATGGTATTGTAAAGGAAGAACCGGTAATACGTTCACTCTTACACGCGGGCATCCAGCAGATCAATGTTGCCGGAGGATTACCCGCAGAGGAGATATTATTGGTCGGAGATAAGTCCCGTACACAAATGTGGGGACAATATCTACGGCAAGTCACCCGTGTAAAGATGCTGGTAACTGGCAGGAAAAAATGGAAATATAACAGCAAAGAATACACTATGGATAATGAAGGAAGTGCACTCTCTTTATTATCTGATTTGGAGCCTGGCCGGTCCCCGCTCATTATTTTCCTGGCTAACACATCCGCTGGAAAGAAGACAAAAATGCATAGCTCCGGTATTACCTTACTAAAATTTGCCCAGCTGTTGGACAAAGGATCATTGCCGGAACAAAGCGAATTGAACATCAGTATCGTGATAGAAGGGAATGAACGCCTTTCACAGATAGCTGCGAGGGGTGTTGCCAAAACACTGTCGAAAGAATGGATACATAGCTCCGTTCGCACAGTAGACATGCAGTCCGCTATTACACATTGGTCTCCGGCGGAGCTACTACAGCTGCTGCAATACGCCCCGGTATCCCATGATCTGGTATTACACAACGCCGGTCTATACAAGACACTGAATAAAGCGGTGACAACTGATGAGGCAGTCAGCCGGCAGGAGCTGCTAAGCAGGACAATAGGGCCCGGTCAGGTGATCTTATTACTGGGAGGCGCGTGCGGAATAACGGCTGCTTTGACAAGAGCACTATCTGTCACCTACCCCTGCCATTTTGTATGTGTCGGAAGAACAGCCTTACCCTCAGAAGATCCCCTCCCGGGAGAAGATGCAGCTGCATTAACGATACAAGAGCTGCTACAACGGATGGGCACCAGCGAAACAGATATCTCTCATCTGCAAAAACGCCTGAAACTGTTACGCAGACAACAGGCCATTTTTAGAACTCGTCAGGCCGTAATTGCCAACGGAGCGAAATTTCACTATCTGCAGGCAGATACTTCTTCACAGGCAGATATGAAGAAAATACTGACATACTGCAAGCGATTAGGACCTTTGGCTGGTGTCGTACATGGTACAGGTTTTTTCCAAGATGCCAGGATACCCCACAAAACCACTGCCGATTTCAAAACTGTGTTTAATGCGAAGGTGTCGACGGCCAGGCACCTGTATAAACAGCTACAGACATTTCCAGATTTACAGTTTGTATGTTTCATGAGCAGCATTGCAGCAGTATATGGCAACGCCGGACAAGCTGATTATGTCGCTGCTAATGATTGGCTGAATGAACTGGCTTCGCAATGGAATAAAGAAGTAACCTATCCGGTAAAATCCCTATTATGGGGAATATGGTCGGAAACAGGCTTTGCCAGGGACAAACAGGGTGGACTTCGAATGTTGACAGAACACGGGGTCCAGGGGATCAGCAATCAGGCAGGTGCGGCCGCGTTCTTACGCGAACTGTATAGTGGTACAAAAGAGGCTGCCAATATCTTGTTGACTACTCCTTCCTGTCAGGAATTCCTGGCTGCCGCTCCGGCTGCTGCCTTGTGCAGCAATTGA